A window from Pseudobutyrivibrio ruminis HUN009 encodes these proteins:
- a CDS encoding KdsC family phosphatase → MKNIKYLVLDVDGTLTDGHIYMGQEGEIMKAFSAKDGYGICHIAKPNGITPVIITGRVSKIVENRAKELSITEIHQGVADKLPKLMEILEKNGDSLEQCAYCGDDLNDYDCMKHIKDAGGLVGCPADAAKEVIELADYVSSKDGGRGAVREFIEWLVE, encoded by the coding sequence ATGAAGAATATAAAGTATTTAGTATTAGATGTTGATGGAACACTTACTGATGGTCATATATATATGGGGCAGGAAGGGGAGATAATGAAAGCCTTTTCAGCCAAAGATGGATATGGCATATGTCACATAGCAAAGCCAAATGGAATCACACCTGTAATTATTACAGGTCGTGTTAGCAAGATAGTAGAGAATCGTGCAAAGGAGCTTAGCATCACAGAGATACATCAGGGCGTTGCAGACAAGCTACCAAAGCTTATGGAGATTCTTGAAAAAAATGGAGATTCTTTGGAACAATGTGCATACTGCGGTGATGATTTAAATGATTATGATTGCATGAAGCATATCAAAGATGCTGGCGGTCTTGTTGGTTGCCCAGCAGATGCAGCAAAGGAAGTAATAGAGCTTGCAGATTATGTTTCAAGCAAAGATGGTGGCAGAGGTGCAGTTAGAGAATTTATAGAATGGTTGGTTGAATAA
- the dapA gene encoding 4-hydroxy-tetrahydrodipicolinate synthase — MSIFTGAAVAIVTPFNEDCSVNYEKLDNLIEYQIKNSTDAIVICGTTGEASTLSHEEHLDVVRHCIKTVNHRVPVIAGTGSNSTETAIYLSKEAEAAGADAVLLVTPYYNKATQNGLYVHFKDTADAINIPCILYNVPSRTGCNILPETAVRLAKDVKNIVAIKEASGNISQIAKLLQLADGCIDVYSGNDDQIVPIMSLGGIGVISVLSNVAPQQTHDLCQACLDGDYKKASKMQLDALPLIDSLFSEVNPIPVKKALNLMGFEVGPLRKPLTEMEEGHTNILKENMKTYGIY; from the coding sequence ATGAGTATTTTTACAGGTGCAGCAGTAGCAATTGTCACACCATTTAACGAGGATTGTTCAGTTAATTATGAGAAACTTGATAATTTGATTGAGTATCAAATTAAAAATAGCACAGATGCCATTGTAATTTGTGGAACAACAGGCGAAGCTTCAACTCTTTCTCATGAGGAACACTTAGATGTGGTTCGTCATTGTATAAAGACAGTTAATCATCGTGTGCCAGTTATTGCAGGTACAGGCTCTAACTCTACAGAGACAGCTATCTATTTGTCTAAGGAAGCAGAAGCTGCTGGGGCTGATGCAGTACTTTTAGTTACTCCTTATTACAATAAGGCAACTCAAAATGGACTCTATGTTCATTTCAAAGATACAGCCGATGCCATCAATATCCCATGTATCCTTTACAATGTACCAAGCCGTACAGGATGCAACATCCTTCCTGAGACAGCAGTACGTTTGGCAAAGGATGTAAAAAATATTGTCGCAATAAAAGAAGCATCAGGAAACATAAGTCAAATTGCAAAGCTTCTACAGCTAGCTGATGGATGTATTGATGTATATTCTGGCAACGATGACCAAATCGTTCCAATTATGTCACTTGGTGGAATTGGAGTTATTTCAGTTCTTTCAAATGTTGCACCTCAGCAGACTCATGATTTGTGCCAAGCATGCTTGGACGGAGATTACAAAAAGGCATCAAAGATGCAGTTAGATGCATTACCTCTTATTGATTCGCTATTCTCAGAGGTTAACCCAATTCCTGTAAAGAAAGCTCTTAATCTTATGGGATTTGAAGTAGGACCTCTTAGAAAACCTCTTACAGAAATGGAAGAAGGACATACTAATATTTTAAAGGAGAACATGAAGACATATGGAATTTACTAA
- the upp gene encoding uracil phosphoribosyltransferase, with the protein MEKLDNVVELTHPLLQHKITMLRDKNTGTAEFRALVEEIAMLEAFEALNDLQTVDIECETPIEKCMAPVIAGRKMAIVPILRAGLGMVNGIQKLVPTAKIGHIGMYRDEETHIPHEYYCKLPSPIEERLIVVTDPMLATGGSAIDAITLIKQHGGKRIKFMAIIAAPEGVRALHEAHPDVQIYIGHIDRELNSDAYICPGLGDAGDRIFGTK; encoded by the coding sequence ATGGAGAAATTAGATAACGTAGTAGAGCTTACACATCCTCTACTTCAGCACAAAATTACAATGCTTAGAGATAAGAACACTGGAACAGCAGAGTTCCGTGCGCTTGTAGAAGAAATAGCTATGCTTGAGGCTTTTGAAGCGCTCAACGATTTACAGACAGTAGATATCGAGTGCGAGACACCAATCGAGAAGTGCATGGCACCAGTTATTGCAGGTCGCAAGATGGCAATTGTACCTATCCTTCGTGCAGGCCTTGGTATGGTAAACGGTATCCAGAAGCTTGTACCAACAGCAAAGATTGGTCACATTGGTATGTATCGTGATGAGGAAACACATATTCCACACGAGTATTACTGCAAGCTCCCAAGCCCAATCGAGGAGCGTCTTATCGTTGTAACAGATCCTATGCTTGCTACAGGTGGTTCAGCAATCGATGCTATCACACTTATTAAGCAGCATGGTGGAAAGAGAATCAAGTTCATGGCAATTATTGCTGCTCCAGAAGGAGTTAGAGCACTTCATGAGGCTCATCCAGATGTTCAGATTTACATTGGACACATTGATCGCGAGCTTAATTCTGACGCATATATTTGTCCTGGTTTAGGAGATGCTGGAGATAGAATCTTCGGAACCAAGTAA
- a CDS encoding TraX family protein, protein MENKSFEITGTGLKLIAVITMFIDHIGAGLLEVWLTSNASVISQELYGKVFLVDAVLRSIGRMAFPIYCYMLVEGFIHTRNLKKYALRLLTIAVISEVPFDYLFRRSFFDLNYNNVLWTLLLGLGVLYAYSLIDDLDINVYAIYACRILVMFAGMGIAYFAHLDYKMAGVTCISVMYYLNGPTKKQRLLSFGMGVLMLTLMSSVLEVFAFLMLIPVSCYYGKRGADSVALRRFFYLFYPAHIILLGLVAFVLKI, encoded by the coding sequence ATGGAGAATAAATCTTTTGAAATAACAGGAACAGGTCTTAAGCTGATCGCAGTTATTACTATGTTTATAGACCATATAGGAGCAGGTTTGCTTGAAGTATGGCTCACAAGCAATGCTAGTGTCATATCTCAAGAATTGTATGGCAAGGTATTTCTTGTGGATGCAGTCTTGCGAAGCATCGGTCGTATGGCATTTCCTATATATTGCTATATGCTTGTGGAAGGCTTTATACACACTAGAAATCTTAAAAAATATGCCCTTCGTTTGCTTACTATAGCGGTGATTTCAGAAGTACCATTTGATTATCTTTTCAGAAGAAGTTTCTTTGATTTAAACTACAACAATGTTCTTTGGACTTTATTATTGGGACTAGGCGTTCTTTATGCGTATTCGCTTATTGATGATTTAGATATTAACGTATATGCGATATATGCTTGTAGGATTCTTGTAATGTTTGCGGGTATGGGAATAGCCTACTTCGCTCATCTTGATTATAAGATGGCCGGTGTGACCTGCATATCAGTAATGTATTATTTGAATGGGCCAACTAAAAAACAAAGATTATTGTCCTTTGGAATGGGTGTGTTGATGCTTACGCTTATGTCTAGTGTTTTAGAAGTGTTTGCATTCTTGATGCTTATTCCTGTTTCATGCTATTACGGAAAACGTGGAGCTGATAGTGTGGCTTTGCGCAGATTTTTCTACCTCTTTTATCCAGCCCACATAATTCTATTAGGGCTAGTAGCATTTGTGCTAAAAATATAA
- a CDS encoding uracil-xanthine permease family protein: MNTHAPIKDATQLGIPKMLVLGLQHLFAMFGATILVPILVNNYFEGEGLSIQVTLFFAGFGTLFFHLCSKFKVPAFLGSSFAFLGGFHTVANLNTGIFKNMTMGEKLPYACGGIVVAGLLYLVLALVIKLVGINKVMKYLPPVVTGPIIICIGLSLAPSAISNASQNWLLAIIALAVVIIFNIWGKGIFRILPILMGVVISYACALIFNALGMTNADGSAILDFAAVNEAAWVGLPDFFICKFNLSAILVMAPIAIATMMEHIGDMSAISATVGEDFVTDPGLHRTLVGDGLATSMSALFGGPANTTYGENTGVLELSKVHDPKVIRIAACYAIVLSFIPKMADIIGTMPSAIVGGISFMLYGMISAIGIRNVVENHVDFTHSRNLIIAAVILVCGLGFSDGLTFTIGSTDITLTSLAIAAIAGIVLNAIIPGRDYEYGDPERYRFDKEGI; encoded by the coding sequence ATGAACACTCATGCACCAATTAAAGATGCCACTCAGCTTGGTATTCCGAAGATGTTAGTTTTGGGACTTCAGCATTTATTCGCAATGTTTGGAGCGACTATTTTAGTTCCAATTCTCGTCAACAACTATTTCGAAGGCGAAGGTCTTTCAATTCAAGTTACTTTATTTTTCGCAGGTTTCGGTACCTTATTTTTCCATTTATGTTCTAAATTCAAAGTTCCCGCATTTCTTGGTTCATCATTTGCTTTTTTAGGCGGTTTTCACACAGTTGCTAATTTAAATACAGGTATTTTCAAAAACATGACAATGGGCGAAAAGCTTCCATACGCATGCGGTGGTATTGTTGTGGCTGGTTTATTATATTTGGTACTTGCACTTGTAATAAAACTTGTTGGAATTAACAAGGTTATGAAGTACCTTCCACCAGTTGTTACTGGACCAATCATTATCTGCATTGGATTGTCATTAGCGCCTTCTGCAATAAGCAATGCATCTCAGAACTGGTTGCTTGCAATCATCGCACTTGCAGTTGTTATCATTTTCAACATATGGGGTAAGGGAATCTTTAGAATTCTTCCAATCCTTATGGGCGTAGTAATCTCATATGCTTGCGCACTTATATTCAATGCACTTGGAATGACAAACGCAGATGGAAGTGCAATCCTTGACTTCGCAGCAGTTAATGAAGCAGCATGGGTAGGCTTGCCAGATTTCTTCATCTGTAAGTTTAATCTTTCAGCAATCCTTGTTATGGCACCAATCGCCATTGCTACAATGATGGAGCACATCGGAGATATGTCTGCTATTTCAGCAACAGTAGGAGAAGATTTTGTTACAGATCCAGGTTTACATAGAACGCTTGTAGGCGACGGTCTTGCTACAAGTATGTCAGCTTTGTTCGGTGGCCCTGCTAATACAACATATGGAGAGAACACTGGCGTACTTGAGCTTTCAAAGGTTCACGATCCTAAGGTAATCAGAATTGCAGCTTGTTATGCGATAGTACTTTCATTCATCCCAAAGATGGCTGATATCATTGGTACAATGCCAAGTGCAATCGTAGGTGGAATAAGCTTCATGCTTTATGGTATGATAAGTGCAATAGGAATAAGAAACGTTGTAGAGAATCATGTTGATTTTACACACTCAAGAAATCTTATCATTGCAGCAGTTATTCTTGTATGTGGCCTTGGTTTTTCAGATGGCCTTACATTCACAATTGGAAGCACTGATATTACACTTACAAGTCTTGCAATTGCAGCAATCGCAGGTATAGTACTCAACGCTATCATTCCTGGTAGAGATTACGAATACGGTGATCCTGAAAGATACAGATTCGATAAAGAAGGTATTTAA
- a CDS encoding flotillin family protein, whose product MELIPIIALIIVVLLVIVAGYVKAPPDRAYIISGLRKTPRILVGRAGIKIPFFERVDKLYLGQMTVDIKTEQSVPTNDFINVNVDAVAKVRIGTDASSIQLAAKNFLNKNPDQITMDLQDSLQGNMREIIGTLSLKTINTDRDSFSDQVMEKASKDMNKLGIEILSCNIQNVTDENGLINDLGMDNTAKIKKDAAIAKAQADRDVAIAQAEADKAANDARVTAQTEIAEKNNALAIKQAELKQQADTANAVADAAYSIQQQEQQKTIEAATVNAQIAKAEREAELKQKEVVVKQQELAAQIEKQADAEKYQAEKKAEAELIQRQKKAEAAKYEQEREADAKKAQAEAQKYAAEQEAAGIKAKYDAEAAGIAAKGKAEAEAIKAKGLAEAEAMEKKAEAYRKYNGAAMAEMMIKVMPEIAAEIAKPLAAIDKINIYETGDGSEGGAAKISGNMPVVLKQVFDTMSEATGVDLAEIMKANTYDAKVNKNVNITGANVDVKTE is encoded by the coding sequence ATGGAACTAATACCTATTATTGCACTAATCATTGTAGTTCTGTTAGTAATTGTTGCGGGTTATGTAAAGGCACCACCAGACAGAGCTTACATCATTTCGGGTCTTCGTAAGACACCACGTATTCTTGTGGGAAGAGCTGGAATCAAGATTCCATTTTTCGAGAGAGTTGATAAGCTTTATTTGGGTCAGATGACTGTTGATATCAAAACTGAGCAGTCAGTACCTACTAATGATTTTATTAACGTAAATGTCGATGCTGTAGCAAAGGTAAGAATTGGTACAGATGCTTCTTCAATTCAGCTTGCAGCAAAGAACTTCCTTAATAAGAACCCAGATCAAATTACTATGGATTTACAGGATTCTTTACAGGGTAACATGCGTGAAATCATCGGTACATTGTCATTAAAGACAATCAATACTGATAGAGATAGCTTTTCTGATCAGGTTATGGAAAAAGCGTCAAAGGATATGAACAAGCTTGGTATCGAAATCCTTTCATGCAACATTCAGAATGTAACTGATGAGAATGGACTTATCAATGATCTTGGTATGGATAACACTGCTAAGATTAAGAAGGATGCAGCTATTGCAAAGGCTCAGGCAGATAGAGATGTTGCTATTGCACAGGCTGAGGCGGATAAAGCTGCTAATGATGCAAGAGTTACTGCACAGACAGAAATTGCCGAAAAGAATAACGCACTTGCTATCAAACAGGCAGAGTTGAAACAGCAGGCTGATACAGCAAACGCTGTTGCGGATGCAGCTTATTCTATTCAACAGCAGGAACAACAGAAGACAATTGAGGCTGCTACAGTAAATGCTCAGATTGCTAAGGCAGAACGTGAAGCAGAATTGAAGCAGAAAGAAGTTGTTGTTAAGCAGCAGGAACTTGCTGCTCAGATTGAAAAGCAGGCAGATGCTGAAAAATACCAGGCTGAGAAAAAGGCTGAAGCTGAGTTAATTCAGAGACAGAAAAAAGCTGAGGCTGCTAAGTATGAGCAGGAGCGTGAAGCTGATGCAAAGAAAGCTCAGGCAGAAGCTCAGAAGTATGCTGCAGAGCAGGAAGCAGCTGGTATTAAGGCTAAGTATGATGCAGAGGCAGCTGGTATTGCTGCAAAAGGTAAGGCTGAGGCTGAAGCTATAAAGGCAAAAGGTCTTGCGGAAGCTGAAGCAATGGAAAAGAAAGCTGAAGCATATCGCAAGTACAATGGTGCCGCTATGGCAGAGATGATGATCAAGGTTATGCCAGAAATTGCTGCTGAGATTGCAAAGCCACTTGCTGCAATTGATAAGATTAACATCTACGAGACAGGCGATGGAAGTGAAGGAGGAGCTGCTAAAATATCAGGTAACATGCCTGTAGTTTTAAAGCAGGTCTTTGATACAATGAGCGAGGCTACAGGAGTGGATCTTGCTGAAATCATGAAGGCTAACACATATGATGCTAAGGTTAACAAAAACGTTAATATCACAGGTGCTAATGTAGATGTGAAAACAGAATAA
- a CDS encoding Na+/H+ antiporter NhaC family protein produces the protein MEFTNTIWSLLPPIIAIALALITKEVYSSLFIGIFAGGLLYAGFNLTAAMEHIFVDGMIGQLSDSWNVGILIFLVVLGSMVMLMNRAGGSAAFGKWAVTHVKTKAGAQVATIVLGMLIFIDDYFNCLTVGSVMRPVTDKHGISREKLAYLIDATAAPVCIIAPISSWAAAVTGFVDGANGLSLFIEAIPYNFYALLTLVMMFTITYMNFDYGSMNLAELNHMAQNKIKVKKDGAALTGAEDQPHPPVSQKGKVIHLVLPIISLIICCVIGMIYTGGFFSGENFIDAFSNSDASVGLVYGSVVALIITIIFYLATKVLSFNECMNAIPEGFKSMVPAILVLTFAWTLKSMTDSLGAAEYVGGLVAVIADNRALMSLLPALVFVVGVFLAFATGTSWGTFGILIPIVVNVFGGDVNNELMIIAISACMAGAVCGDHCSPISDTTIMASAGAECNHISHVSTQLPYAMTVAAVSFVSYIISGFVRNWAICLIIGIALMIGTLFVIKNIFVKKTA, from the coding sequence ATGGAATTTACTAATACAATATGGTCGCTATTGCCACCAATTATTGCAATCGCTTTGGCGCTAATTACAAAAGAAGTTTATTCTTCCCTATTTATAGGAATTTTCGCAGGCGGATTATTGTATGCTGGATTCAACCTTACAGCTGCAATGGAACATATCTTTGTAGATGGAATGATAGGTCAGCTTTCAGATAGTTGGAATGTTGGTATTCTGATTTTCTTAGTTGTGCTTGGAAGCATGGTTATGCTTATGAACAGAGCCGGTGGCTCAGCTGCATTTGGTAAATGGGCTGTTACCCATGTTAAAACAAAAGCTGGTGCGCAGGTTGCTACTATCGTTCTTGGTATGTTGATATTCATCGATGACTATTTCAACTGCTTAACAGTAGGTTCAGTTATGAGACCGGTTACAGATAAGCACGGTATTTCTAGAGAAAAGCTTGCATATTTAATAGATGCAACTGCCGCTCCAGTTTGTATCATTGCTCCTATTTCATCATGGGCAGCAGCTGTAACAGGTTTTGTAGATGGTGCTAATGGTCTTTCATTATTTATTGAGGCAATACCATACAACTTCTACGCATTATTAACACTTGTTATGATGTTTACAATCACATATATGAATTTTGATTATGGTTCAATGAATTTAGCAGAGCTTAATCATATGGCTCAGAACAAAATCAAAGTTAAAAAGGATGGAGCAGCATTAACAGGGGCAGAGGATCAGCCTCATCCACCTGTTTCTCAAAAGGGTAAGGTTATTCATCTTGTGCTCCCAATTATATCGCTTATCATTTGCTGTGTAATTGGAATGATTTACACAGGCGGATTTTTCTCAGGTGAGAACTTCATTGATGCATTTTCAAATTCTGATGCATCAGTTGGACTTGTATATGGCTCAGTTGTAGCACTTATTATTACTATTATCTTTTATCTTGCAACAAAGGTTCTTAGCTTCAACGAATGCATGAATGCTATTCCAGAGGGATTCAAGAGTATGGTTCCAGCCATCTTGGTTCTTACTTTTGCATGGACATTAAAATCAATGACTGATTCTCTTGGTGCAGCAGAATATGTTGGTGGTCTTGTTGCAGTAATTGCGGATAACAGAGCGCTAATGAGTCTCTTACCAGCTCTTGTATTTGTAGTAGGTGTTTTCCTGGCATTTGCTACTGGTACATCATGGGGAACATTTGGTATTCTTATCCCTATCGTTGTAAATGTATTTGGTGGTGATGTAAATAACGAGCTTATGATTATTGCAATTTCAGCTTGTATGGCCGGCGCAGTTTGCGGAGATCATTGCTCGCCTATTTCAGATACAACAATTATGGCATCCGCTGGTGCAGAATGTAATCACATTAGCCATGTTAGTACTCAGCTTCCATATGCGATGACAGTTGCAGCTGTTTCGTTTGTTTCATATATTATTTCAGGCTTTGTTAGAAACTGGGCAATATGCTTGATAATAGGCATCGCTCTTATGATTGGCACATTATTTGTTATTAAAAATATTTTTGTAAAGAAAACTGCATAA